In the genome of Triticum urartu cultivar G1812 chromosome 5, Tu2.1, whole genome shotgun sequence, one region contains:
- the LOC125507358 gene encoding uncharacterized protein LOC125507358: MAAGGYFFGLYSTEYVNEWMVSEDFQPEGLTFYTHECTMHTPRFIMLWMLVLPNLGITLVYRRAHPTFLQWSTPVTTIGDVDRPPLSRAGDLTNHAPTVRARQWVAAPFLHLPDDATRQRLPHHRADYYRCSFTVAPWRSSTPPPAIQVPWRFTTTGPPKSYSCHAQTRKCFEETKYQTESKRNETFGNVRRT; encoded by the exons ATGGCGGCGGGAGGTTACTTCTTTGGGCTGTATTCGACAG AGTACGTCAATGAATGGATGGTTTCTGAAGATTTCCAACCTGAAGGGCTCACCTTTTATACACATGAATGCACGATGCATACGCCACGCTTCATTATGCTATGGATGCTTGTCTTACCCAACCTCGGGATAACAT TGGTGTATCGGAGAGCCCATCCTACCTTCTTGCAGTGGTCCACCCCGGTCACCACAATCGGCGATGTGGATCGGCCGCCGCTGTCCCGAGCAGGGGACCTCACAAACCACGCCCCAACCGTCCGCGCGCGTCAATGGGTCGCTGCCCCATTCCTCCATCTGCCTGATGATGCTACCAGGCAGAGGCTCCCCCACCACCGCGCAGACTACTACCGGTGCAGCTTCACTGTCGCACCATGGCGTTCATCGACGCCTCCTCCGGCCATTCAAGTCCCGTGGAGGTTCACAACTACAGGGCCCCCGAAATCCTACTCCTGCCATGCTCAGACGAGGAAG tgtttcgaagaaacgaaatatcaaacggagtccaaacggaatgaaaccttcgggaac gtacgaagGACTTGa